The Corynebacterium comes genome window below encodes:
- a CDS encoding PPA1309 family protein yields the protein MLEAVEFVHSEGWDAPPTLFALVPTQLVIDQLADPDEAAPLTLVVQDLPKHILPGSDELGDYLSRLAWPEEIAGVILAQEINFRESSLNDAPARPARLFSGVLRTEGVEQTLLQLRPTDEELAEGGPFAEDKIQLRGGPEVAPGVLQALRYGLEQDPEDLD from the coding sequence ATGCTCGAGGCCGTTGAGTTCGTCCATTCCGAAGGATGGGATGCCCCTCCCACGCTCTTCGCGCTGGTACCGACACAGTTGGTCATCGATCAGCTCGCCGATCCTGACGAGGCCGCGCCCCTGACGCTGGTGGTCCAGGACCTTCCCAAGCACATCCTGCCGGGTTCGGATGAACTGGGCGACTACCTTTCCCGGCTGGCGTGGCCTGAAGAGATCGCGGGCGTCATTCTCGCCCAGGAGATCAATTTCCGGGAGTCCTCGCTCAACGACGCGCCCGCCCGCCCTGCCCGCCTGTTCTCCGGCGTCCTGCGAACCGAGGGCGTGGAACAGACGCTTCTGCAGCTGCGCCCGACAGATGAGGAGCTCGCGGAGGGCGGCCCGTTCGCGGAGGACAAGATCCAGCTGCGCGGCGGCCCGGAGGTGGCCCCCGGAGTGCTCCAGGCGCTGCGTTACGGACTCGAGCAGGACCCGGAAGACCTCGACTAG
- a CDS encoding UPF0182 family protein: MATGLSQPSPSVNRPPRLLTWIIGLIAALFILTPLAVGFYTDWLWFGEVDFRGVFTKVLFVRIALFFVFALVAGFVVWLAGFFTWRNRPDSLEHMDLNSPVHQYRQALDKSVRGILIGIPVIIGIFAGFLGQGTWRTVMMFLNAESFGRTDAQFGNDLGFYAFTLPMLRLLVDSFSMLLVIAFIIALIGHYLLGSIRIGNQAMGVKGHIARGARVQLAITGGLWMLLQVASYFLDRYTLLYSSQDTFTGASYTDINAVLPAKMILMIIAVFVAVAFFSAIVLKDLRIPALAVVLMLLSSFVIGVAWPLLMERFSVQPNRVAKESEYISRNIEATRHAYGLTDDQVTYLEDWGAGGASDDDVAADEATISNIRLLDPEILAPTFTQMQQLRNFYGFPETLAVDRYQVDGQMRDFVVSARELDPNALRENQRDWINRHTVYTHGNGFIAAQANTVDEAARDAGSTRGGFPVFTVSDLQNNAAREAAEEAEELGIKVDQPRIYYGPVIASATDGADYAIVGDNGSDPVEYDTDNSFFTYDGSGGVDVGNMLNRAAFAMRYQEMNLILSDRVHGDSKIIFERDPRSRVEKVAPWLTTDSKTYPAVIDGRVKWIVDGYTTLSALPYTEQTSLTETTVDALNPDGTSQRLITDNVGYIRNSVKATVDAYDGTVELYEFDTEDPVLKVWQGIFPDTVNPESEISDELREHLRYPEDMFKVQRELLARYHVSDPGVFFTNDAFWSVSEDPTAAEGRDALNQPPYYVVAADPDTKESSFQLITPYRGLNRQFLSAHMAASSDPETYGKITVRVLPTNTQTQGPKQAQDALMSSDQVARDRTLWEGSNELRNGNLLTLPVGGGEILYAEPIYSQRKNQESAFPKLLRVLVSYKGRVGYAPTISEALSQVGIDPRAAQDIAGSVPMEAPAEPETVEEATGQDAPGQPATAAGTEGEAIERINEALRNIETAREGSFEEYGKALDDLDRAVQDYQSLTSGN; the protein is encoded by the coding sequence TTGGCCACCGGCCTCTCGCAACCCTCCCCATCCGTCAACCGGCCGCCTCGGTTGTTGACCTGGATCATCGGCCTCATCGCCGCGCTGTTCATCCTGACGCCCCTCGCCGTCGGTTTCTACACCGACTGGCTCTGGTTCGGTGAAGTCGACTTCCGTGGTGTGTTCACCAAGGTGCTGTTCGTCCGTATCGCCCTCTTCTTCGTCTTCGCGCTCGTCGCGGGCTTCGTCGTATGGCTTGCAGGCTTCTTCACCTGGCGAAATCGCCCGGACAGCCTCGAACACATGGACCTCAACTCGCCGGTACACCAGTACCGTCAGGCGCTGGACAAATCCGTCCGCGGTATTCTGATCGGCATTCCCGTCATCATCGGCATCTTCGCCGGATTCCTCGGCCAGGGCACCTGGCGCACGGTGATGATGTTCCTCAACGCCGAATCCTTCGGCCGGACCGACGCACAGTTCGGTAACGATCTCGGCTTCTACGCCTTCACCCTGCCGATGCTGCGCCTGCTCGTGGACTCATTCTCCATGCTGCTGGTCATCGCCTTCATCATCGCGCTGATCGGCCACTACCTGCTGGGCAGTATCCGCATCGGCAACCAGGCGATGGGAGTCAAGGGGCACATCGCCCGGGGCGCCCGCGTCCAGCTCGCCATCACCGGTGGTCTGTGGATGCTGCTCCAGGTCGCCTCCTACTTCCTCGACCGCTACACCCTCCTGTACTCCAGTCAGGACACCTTCACCGGCGCCAGCTACACCGACATCAACGCGGTACTGCCGGCGAAGATGATCCTCATGATCATCGCGGTCTTCGTCGCGGTGGCATTCTTCTCCGCCATCGTGCTCAAGGACCTGCGCATCCCGGCTCTGGCCGTTGTGCTCATGCTGCTGTCCTCATTCGTCATCGGCGTGGCCTGGCCGCTGCTCATGGAGCGTTTCTCCGTCCAGCCGAACCGTGTGGCGAAGGAATCGGAGTACATCTCCCGCAACATCGAGGCCACCCGTCACGCCTACGGCCTGACGGACGATCAGGTCACCTATCTGGAAGACTGGGGCGCCGGCGGAGCCTCCGACGATGACGTCGCCGCCGACGAGGCCACCATCTCCAACATCCGACTGCTGGACCCCGAGATCCTGGCCCCGACGTTCACCCAGATGCAGCAGCTGCGCAACTTCTACGGATTCCCCGAGACACTCGCCGTCGACCGCTATCAGGTGGATGGCCAGATGCGTGACTTCGTCGTCTCCGCCCGCGAGCTCGACCCCAACGCGCTGCGTGAGAACCAGCGCGACTGGATCAACCGCCACACCGTGTACACCCACGGCAACGGCTTCATCGCCGCACAGGCCAACACCGTCGACGAAGCGGCCCGTGACGCCGGTTCCACCCGCGGTGGCTTCCCGGTCTTCACGGTCTCCGATCTGCAGAACAACGCCGCCCGCGAGGCCGCCGAGGAAGCCGAGGAACTCGGCATCAAGGTTGACCAGCCGCGCATCTACTACGGCCCGGTCATCGCCAGCGCCACCGACGGTGCGGACTACGCCATCGTCGGCGACAACGGCTCGGATCCCGTCGAGTACGACACCGACAACTCCTTCTTCACCTATGACGGCTCCGGCGGCGTCGACGTCGGCAACATGCTCAACCGGGCCGCCTTCGCCATGCGTTACCAGGAGATGAATCTCATCCTCTCCGACCGTGTCCACGGTGATTCGAAGATCATCTTCGAGCGGGACCCGCGTTCCCGCGTGGAGAAGGTCGCCCCCTGGCTGACCACCGACTCCAAGACCTACCCCGCGGTCATCGACGGCCGTGTCAAGTGGATCGTCGACGGCTACACCACCCTGAGCGCTCTGCCCTACACCGAGCAGACCTCCCTCACGGAAACCACCGTTGACGCCCTCAACCCCGACGGCACCAGCCAGCGACTGATCACCGACAACGTCGGTTACATCCGCAACTCGGTCAAGGCCACCGTCGACGCCTATGACGGCACCGTCGAGCTCTACGAGTTCGACACCGAAGACCCGGTGCTCAAGGTGTGGCAGGGGATCTTCCCCGACACCGTCAATCCGGAGAGTGAGATCTCCGACGAGCTGCGCGAGCACCTGCGCTACCCGGAGGACATGTTCAAGGTCCAGCGCGAGCTCCTCGCCCGCTACCACGTCTCCGACCCGGGCGTGTTCTTCACCAACGACGCCTTCTGGTCCGTCTCCGAAGACCCGACCGCCGCTGAAGGCCGGGACGCCCTCAACCAGCCGCCTTACTACGTCGTGGCGGCCGACCCGGACACCAAGGAGTCCAGCTTCCAGCTGATCACCCCTTACCGTGGTCTGAACCGTCAGTTCCTTTCCGCCCACATGGCTGCGAGCTCTGACCCGGAGACCTACGGCAAGATCACTGTCCGTGTCCTGCCCACGAACACCCAGACCCAGGGCCCGAAGCAGGCACAGGACGCCCTGATGTCCTCCGACCAGGTGGCACGTGACCGCACCCTGTGGGAGGGGAGCAACGAGCTGCGCAACGGCAACCTGCTCACCCTGCCGGTGGGCGGCGGCGAGATCCTCTATGCCGAACCGATCTACTCGCAGCGCAAGAACCAGGAGTCGGCGTTCCCGAAGCTCCTGCGTGTGCTGGTGTCCTACAAGGGTCGGGTGGGCTACGCGCCGACGATTTCTGAGGCGCTCTCGCAGGTCGGCATCGACCCGCGGGCAGCCCAGGACATCGCCGGCAGCGTCCCGATGGAGGCCCCGGCGGAACCCGAGACCGTGGAAGAGGCAACGGGGCAGGATGCTCCGGGGCAGCCGGCCACCGCTGCGGGCACCGAGGGTGAGGCCATCGAGCGCATCAACGAGGCCCTGCGCAACATCGAGACAGCCCGCGAGGGCTCCTTCGAGGAGTACGGCAAGGCTCTCGACGATCTGGACCGCGCGGTCCAGGACTACCAGTCGCTCACCTCGGGCAACTAG
- the ilvD gene encoding dihydroxy-acid dehydratase — MTKLTHDQSESTVDIKPRSRDVTDGLESTAARGMLRAVGMGDEDWNKPQIGVASSWNEITPCNLTLKKLAGFAKEGVHAAGGYPLEFGTISVSDGISMGHEGMHYSLVSREVITDSVETVMSAERLDGSVLLAGCDKSIPGMLMAAARLNLSSVFLYNGSTMPGTARFADGREQEVTLIDAFEAVGACRAGKLSQEEVDVIERAICPGEGACGGMYTANTMASAAEAMGMSLPGSAAPPAVHRDRTIHARRSGEAVVELLRRGIRACDIITRDSLLNAVAVVMALGGSTNSVLHLLAIAHEAGVELDLDDFNNVADKVPHLGDLKPFGRYVMADVFRIGGIPVVMKALLDAGLINGDCLTVTGRTVAENLAEVRTPDPDGKILRALDNPLHATGGLSILHGSLAPEGAVVKTAGFDAEIFEGTARVFNQEKPAMDAVLGGELKKGDVVVIRYEGPKGGPGMREMLAITGAIKGAGIGKDVLLITDGRFSGGSTGLCIGHVAPEAVDGGPIAFVQDGDPIRVNIPERTIDVDIPEDELARRKAEWQIPDNPRLHGVLGKYAKLVQSASRGAVTF; from the coding sequence ATGACCAAGCTCACACACGATCAGTCCGAAAGCACAGTGGACATCAAGCCCCGTTCCCGGGACGTCACAGACGGCCTCGAGAGCACCGCTGCCCGCGGCATGCTCCGGGCGGTGGGCATGGGCGACGAAGACTGGAACAAACCGCAGATCGGCGTCGCCTCCTCCTGGAACGAGATCACCCCCTGCAACCTCACACTGAAGAAACTCGCGGGCTTCGCCAAGGAGGGTGTGCATGCCGCCGGCGGCTACCCGCTGGAGTTCGGCACCATCTCGGTGTCCGACGGTATCTCCATGGGCCACGAGGGCATGCACTACTCCCTGGTTTCCCGCGAGGTCATCACCGACTCCGTGGAGACCGTCATGAGCGCCGAGCGCCTCGACGGCTCCGTCCTGCTGGCCGGCTGCGACAAATCCATCCCCGGCATGCTGATGGCCGCCGCCCGTCTGAATCTCTCGAGCGTGTTCCTCTACAACGGCTCCACGATGCCGGGCACCGCGCGTTTCGCCGACGGACGCGAGCAGGAGGTGACCCTCATCGACGCCTTCGAAGCCGTCGGCGCCTGCCGCGCGGGGAAGCTCTCGCAGGAGGAGGTCGACGTGATCGAACGCGCCATCTGCCCCGGCGAAGGCGCCTGCGGCGGCATGTACACGGCCAACACGATGGCGTCCGCCGCCGAGGCGATGGGCATGTCCCTGCCGGGGTCAGCCGCTCCCCCGGCGGTCCACCGCGACCGCACCATCCACGCCCGCCGGTCCGGCGAGGCTGTGGTCGAACTGCTGCGGCGCGGCATCCGTGCCTGTGACATCATCACCCGCGATTCGCTGCTCAACGCCGTCGCCGTGGTGATGGCGCTGGGCGGTTCCACCAACTCCGTCCTCCACCTGCTGGCCATCGCCCACGAGGCCGGGGTCGAGCTGGATCTCGACGACTTCAACAACGTCGCCGACAAGGTCCCGCACCTGGGCGATCTCAAGCCCTTCGGCAGGTATGTCATGGCCGATGTCTTCCGCATCGGCGGCATCCCCGTCGTCATGAAGGCGCTTCTCGACGCCGGCCTCATCAACGGCGACTGCCTGACCGTCACCGGCCGCACCGTCGCCGAGAACCTGGCGGAGGTGCGCACCCCCGACCCCGACGGAAAGATCCTGCGCGCGCTGGACAACCCCCTCCACGCCACCGGCGGGCTGAGCATTCTCCACGGCTCCCTCGCACCGGAGGGGGCGGTGGTCAAGACCGCCGGTTTCGACGCCGAGATCTTCGAGGGCACCGCCCGCGTCTTCAACCAGGAGAAGCCCGCGATGGACGCCGTCCTGGGCGGTGAGCTCAAGAAGGGGGACGTGGTGGTCATCCGCTACGAAGGACCCAAGGGCGGGCCGGGCATGCGGGAGATGCTGGCCATCACCGGGGCCATCAAGGGTGCCGGCATCGGCAAGGACGTCCTGCTGATCACCGACGGCCGCTTCTCCGGCGGCTCCACCGGACTGTGTATCGGGCACGTCGCCCCGGAGGCCGTCGACGGCGGACCGATCGCCTTCGTGCAGGACGGTGATCCGATCAGGGTGAACATCCCCGAGCGCACCATCGACGTCGACATTCCCGAAGACGAGCTGGCCCGCCGGAAGGCGGAGTGGCAGATCCCGGACAACCCGAGGCTGCACGGCGTGCTGGGCAAGTACGCCAAGCTCGTGCAGTCCGCTTCCCGCGGCGCCGTCACGTTCTGA
- a CDS encoding S1 family peptidase yields the protein MTATMVTGAVMLAVPTFAGAETPAVPAVPVMDASSAELPVEQPAGQVEVSSADVLNQVRGQLATIGVHTQGVDAAVTDAVDAAIVAHVPNTTLRETTPEDLVTEVAVGESSRAEYVEQTDLQVEITDEMRERFVEEDSVPLDQNYVWTDDPVSKVMAGKPFADWILHRVPGSWFDAPRIPEESMVVQNQDASLYGPGTPIYLGDSMMCTLGAAGTDAQGRKVAITAGHCGQPGDQVWSADSWQVGPTGTVVASNQLYDYSVIELGSNAEVTRSYNGVTVNSVGGPVAPGDILCKQGVATGNTCGNVWSVDEELQVSQVCAMVGDSGAPVLAGDRMVGMVSGGVWGDQRLSCQSPLQGQLFMPTASIAMDAVLADVNARGGVGAGFRLAD from the coding sequence ATGACGGCGACGATGGTGACGGGTGCGGTGATGCTGGCAGTTCCCACTTTCGCTGGAGCCGAGACTCCGGCAGTACCCGCGGTGCCGGTGATGGACGCATCCTCCGCGGAGCTTCCGGTCGAGCAACCCGCCGGTCAGGTGGAGGTCTCCTCCGCTGACGTACTCAACCAGGTCCGCGGCCAGCTGGCCACCATCGGCGTGCACACCCAGGGCGTGGATGCGGCTGTCACTGACGCGGTGGACGCGGCAATCGTGGCGCACGTGCCGAACACCACGTTGCGCGAAACCACACCGGAGGATCTCGTCACCGAGGTGGCCGTCGGCGAGAGCAGCCGTGCGGAGTATGTCGAGCAGACGGATCTCCAGGTGGAGATCACGGACGAGATGCGTGAGCGTTTCGTTGAGGAGGACTCGGTCCCGCTGGACCAGAACTACGTCTGGACGGACGACCCGGTGTCCAAGGTCATGGCGGGCAAGCCCTTCGCGGACTGGATCCTGCACCGTGTGCCGGGCTCGTGGTTTGATGCGCCGCGGATTCCGGAGGAGTCAATGGTGGTGCAGAACCAGGACGCGTCATTGTACGGCCCGGGCACGCCGATCTACCTGGGCGACAGCATGATGTGCACCCTGGGTGCGGCGGGTACGGATGCGCAGGGCCGTAAAGTGGCGATCACCGCAGGCCACTGTGGTCAGCCGGGTGATCAGGTCTGGTCCGCGGACTCCTGGCAGGTCGGTCCCACCGGCACGGTGGTCGCCAGCAACCAGCTGTACGACTACTCGGTCATCGAGCTGGGTTCCAACGCGGAGGTCACCCGTTCCTACAACGGAGTGACCGTCAACAGCGTGGGCGGCCCGGTCGCCCCGGGCGACATTCTGTGCAAGCAGGGCGTGGCCACCGGCAACACCTGCGGCAACGTGTGGTCGGTTGATGAGGAACTGCAGGTCTCCCAGGTCTGCGCCATGGTGGGTGACTCCGGTGCACCGGTGCTGGCAGGTGACCGCATGGTGGGCATGGTGTCCGGTGGCGTGTGGGGCGATCAGCGTCTCTCCTGCCAGTCCCCGCTGCAGGGTCAGCTGTTCATGCCGACCGCGTCCATCGCGATGGACGCGGTCCTCGCGGATGTCAACGCCCGTGGGGGAGTCGGCGCCGGCTTCCGCCTCGCCGACTAG
- the hisN gene encoding histidinol-phosphatase, which translates to MSTYADDLALALELADIADALTFERFEATDLNVTSKPDMTPVSDADLACEKALRAKLADARPSDAILGEEFGGEATHEGRQWVIDPIDGTKNFVRGVPVWATLISLLVDGRPVVGVVSAPALARRWYAAEESGAWRTFQGGSPKKLGVSGVSSLSDASLAFSSLEGWAARDLRENFIGLSDATWRLRGYGDFFSYCLVAEGAVDIAAEPEVSLWDLAALSILVTEAGGRFSSLAGEDGPHGGDAVATNGLLHDDTLAALRGEG; encoded by the coding sequence ATGAGCACGTACGCCGATGACCTTGCCCTCGCCCTCGAACTCGCGGATATCGCTGACGCACTGACCTTCGAGCGCTTCGAGGCCACCGACCTCAACGTCACATCGAAGCCCGACATGACCCCCGTCTCGGACGCAGACCTCGCCTGCGAGAAGGCCCTGCGCGCGAAACTCGCGGACGCACGTCCCTCCGACGCTATTCTCGGCGAGGAATTCGGTGGCGAGGCCACCCACGAGGGCCGCCAGTGGGTGATCGACCCCATCGACGGCACCAAGAACTTCGTCCGCGGTGTGCCCGTGTGGGCGACGTTGATCTCCCTGCTTGTCGACGGCCGCCCCGTCGTCGGCGTCGTCTCCGCCCCCGCGTTGGCCCGCCGCTGGTACGCCGCCGAGGAATCCGGTGCGTGGCGCACCTTCCAGGGCGGTTCCCCGAAGAAACTCGGCGTCTCCGGCGTCTCCTCGCTTTCCGACGCCTCCCTCGCCTTCTCCTCCCTCGAAGGCTGGGCCGCACGTGACCTGCGGGAGAACTTCATCGGCCTGTCTGACGCCACCTGGCGCCTGCGCGGCTACGGGGACTTCTTCTCCTACTGCCTGGTGGCGGAAGGCGCCGTCGACATCGCCGCCGAGCCGGAGGTCTCCCTCTGGGACCTGGCTGCCCTGTCGATCCTGGTCACCGAGGCCGGTGGCCGCTTCAGCTCTCTCGCCGGTGAGGACGGCCCCCACGGCGGCGACGCAGTCGCCACCAACGGCCTGCTGCACGACGACACCCTCGCCGCACTTCGCGGCGAGGGTTGA
- a CDS encoding inositol monophosphatase family protein: MTNQHPAASLEEMLAAITKTFAIAHDQDSDEHLAQALVYNAGRLAWRMREQGVSTNHKSSVSDVVTEADHAAEEFIAGALALLRPEDGIIGEEGTNRRSTSGRTWVVDPVDGTYNFTAGSDYWCSALALVEGDPADPSRLIFGAVHRPAMGYTWFGGPEIPTTRDGQGVEKLPQVDANQLCLATYLHPTSLARPERRDAWVRAVDEFATLRMLGAGSVDLGSVADGTMGVWLQHSVADWDWLPGKALVEGAGGVGVKIEAGGVTWCVAGNARAVEQVTSALASM, translated from the coding sequence ATGACCAACCAGCATCCCGCCGCCAGCCTCGAAGAGATGCTCGCCGCGATCACGAAGACCTTCGCCATCGCCCATGACCAGGATTCGGACGAGCACCTCGCCCAGGCACTCGTCTACAACGCAGGCCGCCTGGCCTGGCGGATGCGCGAGCAGGGGGTGTCCACCAACCACAAGAGTTCGGTCTCTGACGTGGTGACAGAGGCTGACCATGCGGCCGAGGAGTTCATCGCCGGCGCTCTCGCACTACTGCGTCCCGAGGACGGGATCATCGGCGAGGAGGGCACGAACCGGCGGTCGACGTCCGGCCGCACCTGGGTCGTCGACCCGGTCGACGGCACCTACAACTTCACCGCGGGTTCGGACTACTGGTGCTCGGCACTGGCGCTGGTCGAAGGCGACCCCGCGGACCCGTCCCGGCTGATCTTCGGTGCGGTACACCGCCCGGCCATGGGCTACACCTGGTTCGGCGGCCCGGAGATCCCGACGACGCGGGACGGTCAGGGCGTCGAGAAGCTCCCTCAGGTGGATGCGAACCAGCTGTGCCTGGCCACCTATCTGCACCCGACCTCGCTGGCCCGGCCGGAGCGCCGGGACGCGTGGGTCCGGGCGGTCGATGAGTTCGCCACCCTGCGGATGCTCGGTGCCGGTTCCGTCGACCTGGGGTCGGTGGCCGACGGCACGATGGGCGTGTGGCTGCAGCATTCCGTCGCCGACTGGGACTGGCTGCCCGGCAAAGCCCTGGTCGAAGGTGCTGGCGGTGTGGGCGTGAAGATCGAGGCCGGTGGGGTCACCTGGTGTGTGGCAGGCAACGCCCGCGCAGTGGAACAGGTCACGTCCGCGCTGGCTAGTATGTGA
- the prfB gene encoding peptide chain release factor 2: MRPEISAALEDLDSTLTTIEKVMDPEEMSARVRELEQQASDPSLWDDPDHAQKVTSELSAVQGKLRKLGDLRQRLSDLPIVYELSEEEGDGEELADEELAEVREQIEALEVTTMLSGEYDQREAVISIRSGAGGVDAADWAEMLMRMYTRWAEKNGHKVDVYDISYAEEAGIKSATFVVHGEYMYGQLSVEQGAHRLVRISPFDNQGRRQTSFAEVEVLPVVEKVDSIDIPDNDVRVDVYRSSGPGGQSVNTTDSAVRLTHIPTGIVVTCQNEKSQIQNKASAMRVLQAKLLEKQRQEERAEMDALGAGGQASWGNQMRSYVLHPYQMVKDLRTNYEVGDPSKVLDGDIDGFLEAGIRWRMSQQEA, from the coding sequence ATGCGACCGGAAATCTCTGCTGCACTCGAAGATCTGGACTCCACCCTCACCACGATTGAGAAGGTGATGGACCCGGAGGAAATGTCCGCGCGTGTTCGCGAGCTCGAGCAGCAGGCCTCCGACCCGAGCCTGTGGGATGACCCGGATCATGCCCAGAAGGTCACCTCCGAGCTGTCCGCCGTGCAGGGCAAGCTGCGCAAGCTGGGTGACCTGCGTCAGCGCCTGAGCGATCTGCCGATCGTGTACGAGCTTTCCGAGGAGGAAGGCGACGGCGAGGAGCTGGCCGACGAGGAACTCGCGGAGGTCCGCGAACAGATCGAGGCTCTCGAGGTGACCACGATGCTCTCGGGGGAGTATGACCAGCGTGAGGCCGTGATCAGCATCCGTTCGGGTGCCGGCGGTGTGGATGCCGCAGACTGGGCGGAGATGCTCATGCGCATGTACACCCGGTGGGCGGAGAAGAACGGCCACAAGGTCGACGTGTACGACATCTCCTACGCGGAGGAGGCCGGCATCAAGTCGGCGACCTTCGTGGTGCACGGCGAGTACATGTACGGCCAGCTCTCCGTGGAGCAGGGTGCCCACCGGCTGGTGCGCATCAGCCCCTTCGACAACCAGGGCCGCCGCCAGACCTCCTTCGCCGAGGTGGAGGTTCTGCCTGTGGTGGAGAAGGTCGACTCCATCGATATCCCGGACAATGACGTCCGTGTGGACGTGTACCGTTCCTCCGGCCCCGGTGGCCAGTCGGTGAACACCACCGACTCTGCTGTGCGGTTGACGCACATCCCCACCGGCATCGTGGTGACGTGCCAGAACGAGAAGTCCCAGATCCAGAACAAGGCCTCCGCCATGCGCGTCCTGCAGGCGAAGCTGCTGGAGAAGCAGCGCCAGGAGGAGCGCGCCGAGATGGATGCGCTCGGCGCCGGCGGCCAGGCCTCGTGGGGCAACCAGATGCGTTCCTACGTGCTGCACCCGTACCAGATGGTCAAGGATCTGCGCACCAACTACGAGGTCGGCGACCCCTCGAAGGTGCTCGACGGTGACATCGACGGTTTCCTGGAGGCCGGCATCCGCTGGCGGATGTCGCAGCAGGAGGCGTAG
- the ftsE gene encoding cell division ATP-binding protein FtsE, protein MITFDSVTKVYQTSTRPALDNISLHIDKGEFVFLIGPSGSGKSTFLQLLIREENVTSGDIHFSDLHVNQLRGGQVSQLRQRIGYVFQDFRLLPKLNVHDNVAFALEVIGKKRAQIDKAVPEALEMVGLAAKADRMPNELSGGEQQRVAVARAVINRPLLLLADEPTGNLDPETSDDIMSLLTQINRGGTTVVMSTHNARAVDDMRKRVVELSLGKLVRDDAHGVYGESR, encoded by the coding sequence GTGATCACCTTCGATTCCGTGACCAAGGTCTATCAGACCTCGACGCGCCCGGCCCTGGACAACATCTCGCTGCACATCGACAAGGGCGAGTTCGTGTTCCTCATCGGTCCGTCCGGGTCGGGCAAGTCCACATTCCTCCAACTGCTCATCCGGGAGGAGAACGTCACCTCCGGGGACATCCACTTCTCCGACCTTCACGTGAACCAGCTGCGCGGCGGGCAGGTCAGCCAGCTGCGCCAGCGGATCGGCTACGTCTTCCAGGATTTCCGTCTGCTGCCCAAGCTCAACGTCCACGACAACGTGGCCTTCGCGCTGGAGGTCATCGGGAAGAAGCGGGCCCAGATCGACAAGGCCGTGCCGGAGGCCCTGGAGATGGTCGGTCTGGCCGCCAAGGCGGACCGCATGCCCAATGAACTCTCCGGCGGCGAGCAGCAGCGCGTCGCGGTGGCACGGGCCGTGATCAACCGCCCGCTGCTCCTGCTCGCGGACGAGCCCACCGGCAACCTGGACCCGGAGACCTCCGACGACATCATGTCCCTGCTGACCCAGATCAACCGGGGTGGCACGACGGTGGTGATGTCCACGCACAACGCCCGGGCGGTCGATGACATGCGTAAACGTGTCGTTGAGCTCAGCCTGGGCAAACTCGTGCGCGATGACGCCCACGGTGTCTACGGCGAATCCCGCTAG
- the ftsX gene encoding permease-like cell division protein FtsX, whose translation MNTGFVLREAFRGLGRNFTMTVALVITTAISLALLATGFLVTQMTEDTKDIYLDRVEVMIQFDEEISATDADCSSEGCVEVRELLDGAEGVESVTYRSREQSYERFVEVFQDTDPQLVAETSPDALPAALHVRLSDPLDQTPLEPVRDLPQVDTIVDQVDDLRGATENLDAVRNATFLVAAVQAVAAIFLIANMVQIAAFSRRDEISIMRMVGASRWFTQAPFVLEAVIATLIGAVLATVGLFLGKEFVIDKALHGLYESQLIAPVTTNDIWLVAPVVTVIGVIFSAITAQVALRSYVRK comes from the coding sequence ATGAACACCGGATTCGTCCTGCGCGAGGCCTTCCGCGGTCTGGGCCGCAACTTCACCATGACCGTCGCCCTCGTCATCACCACCGCGATCTCCCTGGCACTGCTGGCCACGGGATTCCTGGTGACACAGATGACCGAGGACACCAAGGACATCTACCTCGACCGTGTGGAGGTGATGATCCAGTTCGACGAGGAGATCTCCGCCACCGACGCCGACTGTTCCTCAGAGGGCTGCGTCGAGGTCCGCGAGCTTCTGGACGGCGCCGAAGGCGTCGAGTCCGTCACCTACCGCTCGCGGGAGCAGTCCTATGAGCGTTTCGTCGAGGTGTTCCAGGACACCGACCCGCAGCTCGTCGCAGAAACCTCGCCCGATGCGCTGCCCGCCGCCCTGCACGTACGCCTGAGTGACCCGCTGGACCAGACCCCGCTGGAGCCGGTGCGGGATCTGCCGCAGGTGGACACCATCGTCGACCAGGTCGATGACCTGCGCGGGGCCACCGAGAACCTCGACGCGGTGCGCAACGCCACCTTCCTGGTAGCGGCGGTGCAGGCCGTTGCCGCGATCTTCCTCATCGCGAACATGGTGCAGATCGCGGCGTTCTCGCGGCGGGACGAAATCTCCATCATGCGCATGGTGGGCGCCTCCCGCTGGTTCACGCAGGCGCCGTTTGTGCTGGAGGCGGTCATCGCCACGCTCATCGGCGCTGTCCTGGCCACCGTGGGGCTGTTCCTGGGCAAGGAGTTCGTCATCGACAAAGCCCTGCACGGCCTCTACGAGTCCCAGCTGATCGCGCCGGTGACCACGAACGACATCTGGCTGGTTGCCCCGGTCGTCACAGTGATCGGCGTCATATTCTCCGCCATCACGGCGCAGGTCGCGCTGCGCAGTTATGTGAGAAAGTAG